A single window of Acanthopagrus latus isolate v.2019 chromosome 1, fAcaLat1.1, whole genome shotgun sequence DNA harbors:
- the LOC119026939 gene encoding GTP-binding protein Rhes-like, which produces MSLEVKEKTQVRLVFLGAAGVGKTALIQRFLQDTFEPKHRRTVEEMHSKEYDIGGVKITIEILDTSGSYSFPAMRKLSIQNSDAFALVYAVDDPESLEAVKSLRDEILEIKEDKYTPIVVVGNKADREEARQVSNDDVLSTVEMDWNNSYLEASAKENANVVEVFKELLQQANLPSRLSPALRRRRETFPKDTNFRPPMNKTNSCILS; this is translated from the coding sequence ATGTCtctggaggtgaaggagaagacCCAGGTGCGTCTAGTGTTTTTGGGGGCAGCAGGAGTGGGCAAGACGGCCCTGATCCAACGCTTCCTCCAAGACACGTTTGAGCCCAAACACCGGCGCACAGTGGAAGAGATGCACAGCAAGGAGTATGACATCGGCGGGGTCAAGATCACGATTGAGATCCTGGACACCAGTGGGAGCTACTCCTTCCCAGCAATGCGCAAGCTCTCCATTCAAAACAGCGACGCCTTCGCACTGGTGTACGCCGTGGACGACCCGGAGTCTCTGGAGGCTGTCAAGAGCCTCCGAGATGAGATCCTGGAGATCAAGGAGGACAAGTACACACCCATTGTGGTGGTGGGGAACAAGGCGGACAGGGAGGAGGCGCGTCAGGTGTCCAATGATGATGTGCTGTCAACCGTAGAGATGGACTGGAACAACAGTTACCTGGAAGCTTCGGCAAAGGAGAACGCCAACGTGGTGGAGGTGTTCAAGGAGCTCCTGCAGCAAGCAAACCTTCCCAGCCGGCTCAGCCCAGCGCTGCGCAGACGCAGGGAAACCTTTCCGAAAGACACCAACTTCCGTCCGCCCATGAACAAGACCAACAGCTGTATTCTGTCATAA